In Methanosarcinales archaeon, the genomic window AAATCTATTTCTGCCGAATCCCCATCAACGGTTTAGGTGCCGCTTCCTGTAGCATTCAACCATTTCCAGGTTGGAATTTCAGAAAATACAAGGGAAAACTACTTGCCAAGCCTTCCAGGAAGTCTATTGACAATGTAACACAAAAAATAAGCGACATGATCAAAAAAGGAAAGGCATGGAAACAGGAAGGTATGAATGGAAACCTTCACGCACCGTTCTTAGAGAGTTGGAAAACGGTAACTCTACTCGATCCAGCGTCTTCATCACTTCCTTACCCGCCTGCGTACCAGTGAATCCCCTGCGATGATCTCCTGCAGAACAGCCTCGAACCCTTCATCCGGAGCCAGCGTTCTATCAAGATAGATACCTGTAGTACCCACCCGTGCCCGCCTCATCAGCACCCTGATCCTTTCCTCTACAATATCCAGCCCTACACCCACTTTCCTGGCTACAACACCGGGTGATAGGTCTGATAGGGGTGATTCCACATGTCCTTCTGGTGTAGGTTCGATCAGCATCAATCGTTTATCTACACCAGGCACACGGTTATTAATAATATCATCCAGGTCATCAAGACCCAGCTGGCCCCCAAAACTATAGAAATCCAGTTCCCTATCTGTCGGCTGGATCAGGGGAAACGTGACCATAGCATTATCAGGCAGATAGATGTGAGCTTTAATGAGACCATTGGGTGTTGCCTGCACGAGCTTTCTACCTGTGATCCCAACATCATCCAGTGCCAGCTCCACCCTGAAGGATTGCACCACCCATGGTATCACGATATCGATATCACTACCAGAGGATACATCACCTCTTGCCACACTACCATGGATCAGGCCATCCAATCCTGCATCCCGTAATGCATACATGATACTGGCAGCTTTTTTCCTAAGGCTGCTCAGCATATCCCATCTATCAGACTCATAGAGAAGGATCGAATGATCTCCCATTGTAGCGGTCTTGCGGCGCATATAGTATGTACGATGTCAGTCCACGTTTATAAATTCGAAGTATGAAACATGAAACACCTGAGTCTTTAGATCAGGTGTAGTTCACATAACAAGACTGTCAGATAGGTATGTTCAACATCGGATCCTCCATCTCCAATCTAGTCATTCGGCTGGAGAGGCTGATTCGAGACACGGATTTCGATTTACACGGATTTGAAGTTGTTTGGGTTTGAACATCGAACATAAATGTACAACAAGTGAGTGCCTACCTCAATTTTCAGCTAAATCCATGTCTATTAAGGATATTTTCACGCACTTTGAATGCACTTTCATACATCTGTTTTGCATCCTCTATTTTACCCATATCTTCCAACAAATTTCCCAGATTGTTCAGGGTAACAATAATTGATTGATACGAAATGTTATTAAGTTCGCTATCAAGCAGTTTATCGAATATTTTAAGCACCTGTAGATACTTATGTTTTGCTTTATCCTGCAGTCCTATACGTACGAACAAGTTCCCCTGATAATTCAGGGTCGCAGCAACATCTGCCTGGTAAGAAACGTTATCTGGTTCGGCACTGAGTAACTCTTCACGCATTTTGAGTGCACAGTCATACATATATTTTGCGTCTTCAGTCCTTTCTCCTATAGCCATCACGCCCCCCAGATCATTCAGGGTCGCACCAATAATTGATCGATATAATACGTTATCAGGTTCGTTCTCAAATGGTTTATCGAACATTTTGAGTATTTGTAGATATTTCTGCTTTGCGTCATCTGGCAGTCCTAGATGTACTAGCAAGTTTCCCAGTTTATCCAGGATCGCAGCAGCATCTGTTATGTATGAAATGTTATC contains:
- a CDS encoding nucleotidyltransferase; its protein translation is MRRKTATMGDHSILLYESDRWDMLSSLRKKAASIMYALRDAGLDGLIHGSVARGDVSSGSDIDIVIPWVVQSFRVELALDDVGITGRKLVQATPNGLIKAHIYLPDNAMVTFPLIQPTDRELDFYSFGGQLGLDDLDDIINNRVPGVDKRLMLIEPTPEGHVESPLSDLSPGVVARKVGVGLDIVEERIRVLMRRARVGTTGIYLDRTLAPDEGFEAVLQEIIAGDSLVRRRVRK